One segment of Nocardioides sp. QY071 DNA contains the following:
- a CDS encoding MaoC family dehydratase: protein MTINTPADRALPTVISLADIEESVGVELGPGPWLTVEQGRIDAFAEATGDHQWIHVDRDRAAAGPFGRTIAHGYLTLSLVAGMMGDIIDVTDRSSGVNYGIDKVRFVTPVREGSRIRMRGSVLAAAPRAGGMQYRLGLSIEIEGVEKPAMVGEFIVLAFP from the coding sequence ATGACTATAAATACACCGGCCGATCGCGCGCTTCCGACGGTCATCTCGCTTGCCGACATCGAGGAGTCCGTCGGTGTGGAGCTCGGCCCCGGCCCGTGGCTCACTGTCGAGCAGGGCAGGATAGACGCCTTCGCGGAGGCGACCGGTGACCACCAGTGGATTCACGTGGACCGCGACCGTGCGGCCGCGGGTCCGTTCGGTCGCACGATCGCGCACGGGTACCTGACCCTGTCGCTGGTTGCCGGCATGATGGGCGACATCATCGACGTGACCGACCGCAGCAGCGGGGTCAACTACGGCATCGACAAGGTTCGCTTCGTCACGCCGGTCCGGGAGGGCTCACGGATCCGGATGCGGGGTTCCGTCCTCGCCGCGGCACCCCGCGCTGGCGGGATGCAGTACCGGCTGGGCCTGTCGATCGAGATCGAGGGAGTCGAGAAGCCGGCGATGGTCGGCGAGTTCATCGTCCTCGCCTTCCCCTGA
- a CDS encoding enoyl-CoA hydratase/isomerase family protein has product MTTYPLDGLRVETDGLVAILEIARPPANYFDRPLIAAIADTLDTLAADGTVRVAVLCSEGKHFCAGADFGAPTESSDRAADSRRLYAEGARLFDSPIPVVAAVQGSAVGGGLGLACAADFRVASPKTRLWANFARLGFHQGFGLSVSLPRIIGTQAASRMLIGAETVDGERALALGLADRLAEPGLERDVAIAYARELAALAPLAVRSIRETLRGDLRERVVEALDREATEQAWLWETADSREGIAASLERRDPEFAGR; this is encoded by the coding sequence ATGACCACCTACCCGCTCGACGGACTGAGGGTCGAGACCGACGGCCTCGTCGCCATCCTGGAGATCGCGCGACCGCCGGCGAACTACTTCGACCGCCCACTCATCGCCGCCATCGCGGACACCCTCGACACCCTGGCGGCCGACGGCACGGTGCGTGTCGCCGTCCTGTGCTCAGAGGGCAAGCACTTCTGCGCCGGCGCCGACTTCGGCGCTCCGACCGAGAGCTCGGACCGTGCAGCCGACTCGCGTCGCCTCTATGCCGAAGGAGCGCGACTGTTCGACTCGCCGATTCCCGTGGTGGCCGCGGTCCAGGGGTCAGCGGTGGGAGGGGGGCTGGGCCTCGCCTGCGCGGCGGACTTCCGGGTGGCGTCGCCGAAGACCCGACTGTGGGCCAACTTCGCGCGGCTGGGCTTCCACCAGGGCTTCGGGCTCTCCGTGAGTCTGCCGCGGATCATCGGGACGCAGGCCGCGAGCCGGATGCTCATCGGGGCGGAGACGGTCGACGGCGAGAGGGCCCTCGCCCTCGGCCTGGCCGACCGGCTCGCCGAGCCGGGTCTCGAACGTGACGTTGCGATCGCCTACGCACGTGAGCTCGCGGCACTTGCTCCTCTCGCGGTGCGTTCCATCCGCGAGACGTTGCGTGGCGACCTCCGGGAGCGCGTCGTCGAAGCGCTCGACCGCGAGGCGACCGAGCAGGCTTGGCTGTGGGAGACCGCGGACAGCCGGGAGGGCATCGCCGCCAGCCTCGAGCGACGCGACCCGGAGTTCGCCGGGCGCTGA
- a CDS encoding hydantoinase B/oxoprolinase family protein, with protein sequence MTVAPEATSSAAPAGLYDTIRYGLIEIAREMNLSLMRSAFSPVVRDILDCTTAVHLKTEQGWEMVACFEGCMQHAFTSQHIANFTMNEWDLDRTNPGDVIFVNDPWRGAIHQSDINLLRPIHIDGEVRAVLHSTSHVVDLGGPIPGGFSNGVETAFEEQLKFPPTLLYADDVPVRPAFNYLLENTRVPAMLLGDLRALYGCLVVGEGRLRDLLDRYGTGTVFAAAQHAIDVTEASMRAGIREIPDGDYRIEDFLDDDGVEADPLPMVVTVKVRGDSMEIDFSGTGRQPRGNVGTAWVEATRCIEAVKMLVDPEPPVNSGTLRPIETILPPGSAVCVLPPSSCSNHIDIGSRSINMVVKAISGALVSKSIAADSGTCATIVMGGIDMRPGHEGQQWGSFAGPGGGWGGTWKGDGLTYCIAPIGNCRTSVHEHAEAESPTVIGQMEVMPDSAGAGKHRGGFGGIYTLVALSDTMVTITSDRVRHGADGVGGGGRGMSSYAWYIPQFDWSKHMDPRMLQGLEPLYGAFDDKGVPDADHGSVQGTASSTTGKLAGVVVKAGDALRVVIGGGGGWGDPLERDTDAVANDVRDGLYSPGYATKAFGVVLEDGVVNTAASLELRRHLATERDAGRWSVPSASPSDWIL encoded by the coding sequence ATGACCGTGGCACCGGAGGCGACGTCCTCAGCAGCACCCGCGGGTCTGTACGACACGATCCGCTACGGACTGATCGAGATCGCCCGCGAGATGAACCTGTCGCTGATGCGCAGCGCCTTCTCGCCCGTCGTGCGTGACATCCTGGACTGCACCACCGCCGTGCACCTGAAGACCGAGCAGGGCTGGGAGATGGTGGCCTGCTTCGAGGGCTGCATGCAGCACGCGTTCACCTCGCAGCACATCGCCAACTTCACGATGAACGAATGGGATCTCGACCGGACGAACCCAGGAGACGTCATCTTCGTCAACGACCCCTGGCGCGGAGCGATCCACCAGTCCGACATTAACCTACTGCGGCCGATCCACATCGACGGTGAGGTGCGCGCGGTGCTGCACTCGACGTCGCACGTCGTCGATCTCGGCGGGCCGATCCCCGGCGGGTTCTCGAACGGGGTCGAGACGGCGTTCGAGGAGCAGCTCAAGTTTCCGCCGACGCTGCTCTACGCAGACGACGTCCCGGTGCGTCCGGCCTTCAACTACCTGCTCGAGAACACGCGTGTCCCGGCGATGCTCCTCGGTGACCTCCGAGCGCTGTACGGGTGCCTGGTGGTCGGCGAGGGGAGGTTGCGAGACCTCCTTGACCGCTACGGCACCGGCACCGTGTTCGCGGCGGCCCAGCATGCGATCGATGTCACCGAGGCAAGCATGCGCGCCGGCATCCGGGAGATCCCGGATGGCGACTACCGGATCGAGGACTTCCTCGACGACGACGGCGTCGAGGCCGACCCACTGCCCATGGTGGTGACGGTCAAGGTGCGGGGCGACTCGATGGAGATCGACTTCTCCGGCACCGGGCGCCAGCCCCGGGGAAACGTCGGCACGGCCTGGGTGGAGGCCACTCGGTGCATCGAGGCCGTGAAGATGCTGGTCGACCCCGAGCCGCCGGTCAACAGCGGCACGCTGCGCCCGATCGAGACCATCCTGCCCCCCGGCAGCGCCGTCTGCGTGCTCCCGCCGTCCAGCTGCTCCAATCACATCGACATCGGCTCACGATCGATCAACATGGTCGTCAAGGCGATCTCGGGGGCCCTGGTCTCCAAGTCGATCGCGGCCGACTCCGGCACCTGTGCGACCATCGTGATGGGCGGCATCGACATGCGGCCCGGGCACGAGGGTCAGCAGTGGGGCTCATTCGCCGGCCCCGGTGGTGGCTGGGGTGGCACCTGGAAAGGTGACGGACTGACCTACTGCATCGCTCCGATCGGTAACTGTCGGACCTCCGTCCACGAGCACGCCGAGGCCGAGTCGCCGACCGTGATCGGCCAGATGGAGGTGATGCCAGACTCCGCCGGCGCCGGCAAGCACCGGGGCGGTTTTGGCGGCATCTACACGCTGGTCGCCCTGTCGGACACCATGGTGACCATCACGTCCGACCGGGTCCGCCACGGGGCCGACGGCGTCGGCGGCGGCGGGCGCGGGATGTCGTCCTACGCGTGGTACATCCCCCAGTTCGACTGGTCAAAGCACATGGACCCGCGGATGCTGCAGGGCCTCGAGCCGCTGTACGGCGCCTTCGACGACAAGGGCGTCCCCGACGCCGACCACGGCTCGGTCCAGGGCACAGCATCCAGCACGACAGGGAAGCTCGCCGGAGTGGTGGTCAAGGCCGGTGACGCGCTCCGCGTCGTCATCGGTGGCGGCGGCGGGTGGGGAGATCCCCTTGAGCGCGACACCGACGCCGTGGCGAACGACGTCCGCGACGGCCTCTACTCGCCCGGGTACGCGACGAAGGCGTTCGGCGTAGTCCTGGAGGACGGTGTCGTGAACACGGCCGCTTCACTCGAGTTGCGCCGCCACCTCGCGACGGAGCGGGACGCTGGCCGTTGGAGCGTCCCGTCCGCGTCCCCCTCCGACTGGATTCTCTGA
- a CDS encoding hydantoinase/oxoprolinase family protein, whose protein sequence is MEKSTSHTPWVVGIDVGGTFTDIVALDLIRGEVRDGKVLTTSEQEVGVLAAIRQIGIEPQEIAELVHGHTVGINAVLSRAGARTALLATDGHRDLLDIGRMNREFGPQFYDPTWVRPHQARPIVARQQRVGVPERMSADGNVVRDLDEAAVRAAAHVLKDDGVESVGICFVNAYSNPDHEQRAATIVREVLPEAYVQTSSLYSVTKEHERTTTVALDAYVGPAVTHYLHRLRGLLAEAGFDGLLWIMTMNGGVTTVEHAATAPVFQLVSGPVGGVAGSVRLAQAGGPENLLTMDVGGTSTDVASIVSATTPMTDLWTLEQGLTLTMPLVDVGSVGSGAGSIISVDSLGALRVGPASAGSVPGPACYGRGGADPTLTDACVALGILQPDLFAGGAMELDTNLARKALATVAESVGLDATKLASAAYAVACEDMAAKIRSVSVYRGMDLRDFALLPFGAAGPMLANQVAEILGLDTVIVPYSPGQFSALGLLGSDLRVTTATAPMTMLTAGGALGLEQAFTRMEQSIRDDLMAQGLNVGALQFERAFFGMYAGQTWDNRRPLADGPITAETVEAMVEEFHTFYQRTYGFSARELPVMCTSLEVTGVVARDTTVERRVTSKAGTSYVRTATVIPVGRGPMEAEVHQRELLTSGARIEGPALVVERFATTFIQPGWSGSLREDGCLVVSRINERGSR, encoded by the coding sequence GTGGAGAAGAGCACGAGTCACACCCCCTGGGTCGTCGGGATCGACGTCGGAGGAACCTTCACCGACATCGTCGCCCTCGACCTCATCCGAGGCGAGGTGCGTGACGGCAAGGTCCTGACCACCTCCGAGCAGGAGGTCGGGGTGCTGGCGGCAATCCGGCAGATCGGCATTGAGCCGCAGGAGATCGCAGAACTGGTCCACGGCCACACGGTCGGGATCAACGCCGTGCTCAGCCGTGCTGGCGCCAGGACGGCTCTGCTGGCCACCGACGGCCATCGCGATCTGCTCGACATTGGCCGCATGAACCGCGAGTTCGGACCGCAGTTCTACGACCCCACCTGGGTGCGGCCCCACCAGGCGCGCCCCATCGTCGCGCGCCAGCAGCGCGTCGGCGTGCCCGAGCGAATGTCCGCCGATGGCAACGTGGTGCGCGACCTGGACGAGGCCGCCGTTCGCGCGGCGGCGCACGTGCTCAAGGACGACGGTGTCGAAAGCGTCGGCATCTGCTTCGTCAATGCATACAGCAACCCGGACCACGAGCAGCGCGCCGCGACGATCGTCCGCGAGGTGCTGCCAGAGGCCTACGTGCAGACCTCCTCGCTCTACTCGGTGACCAAGGAGCACGAGCGCACCACCACGGTCGCGCTCGACGCCTACGTCGGTCCGGCCGTGACGCACTACCTGCATCGCCTGCGCGGCCTGCTGGCCGAAGCTGGGTTCGACGGCCTGCTCTGGATCATGACCATGAACGGCGGGGTCACGACCGTCGAGCACGCAGCCACAGCACCGGTCTTCCAGCTCGTGTCCGGGCCCGTCGGCGGCGTCGCTGGCTCCGTCCGCCTTGCCCAGGCCGGCGGTCCGGAGAATCTGCTCACGATGGACGTCGGCGGCACCAGCACGGACGTTGCGAGCATCGTGTCCGCGACGACACCGATGACGGACCTCTGGACGCTGGAACAGGGCCTGACCTTGACGATGCCCCTGGTCGACGTTGGCAGCGTCGGGTCGGGAGCGGGCAGCATCATCTCAGTCGACTCCCTAGGAGCGCTGCGCGTGGGGCCGGCCTCGGCGGGCTCGGTCCCTGGCCCGGCCTGCTACGGCCGCGGCGGCGCCGACCCGACGTTGACCGACGCGTGCGTGGCCCTCGGCATCCTCCAGCCCGACCTGTTCGCCGGCGGCGCGATGGAGCTCGACACCAACCTCGCCCGCAAGGCGCTCGCCACGGTCGCCGAGAGCGTCGGGCTGGACGCGACCAAGCTCGCCTCCGCGGCCTACGCCGTGGCATGTGAGGACATGGCAGCCAAGATCCGGTCTGTTTCGGTGTATCGCGGGATGGACCTGCGCGACTTCGCCCTCCTGCCCTTTGGTGCGGCCGGGCCGATGCTCGCCAACCAGGTCGCCGAGATCCTGGGGCTCGACACGGTCATCGTTCCCTACAGCCCGGGGCAATTCTCCGCGCTCGGCCTCCTGGGCAGCGACCTGCGTGTCACAACGGCCACGGCTCCCATGACGATGCTCACGGCTGGTGGAGCGCTCGGCCTCGAGCAGGCGTTCACGAGGATGGAGCAGAGTATCCGCGACGACCTCATGGCCCAGGGCCTGAACGTCGGCGCCCTGCAGTTCGAGCGAGCCTTCTTCGGGATGTACGCAGGCCAGACCTGGGACAACCGCCGGCCGCTCGCCGACGGTCCGATCACGGCGGAGACCGTCGAGGCCATGGTCGAGGAGTTCCACACGTTCTACCAGCGCACCTACGGGTTCTCCGCTCGCGAGCTCCCGGTCATGTGCACCAGCCTCGAGGTCACGGGCGTGGTCGCCCGCGACACCACGGTGGAGCGTCGGGTCACCTCCAAGGCGGGCACGTCGTACGTACGGACGGCCACCGTCATCCCGGTCGGCCGTGGGCCCATGGAGGCCGAGGTCCACCAGCGTGAGCTGCTCACCTCGGGCGCCCGGATCGAAGGGCCGGCCCTGGTTGTGGAGCGGTTCGCCACGACCTTCATCCAGCCGGGATGGTCCGGCAGCTTACGAGAAGACGGCTGTCTGGTCGTCAGCCGCATCAACGAGAGGGGTTCGCGATGA